One window of the Trifolium pratense cultivar HEN17-A07 linkage group LG2, ARS_RC_1.1, whole genome shotgun sequence genome contains the following:
- the LOC123906048 gene encoding uncharacterized protein LOC123906048 has translation MPYQPRLRHSSSLFSFPLAFQFPQHNTSIIKTEENKRASCSSSNSNRRKMRLSYVCEGQEKELGRQQAPGFCPYCGGKVEAMDVEVQSKLCFLPMCFQIKRKYFCTLCSRRLEILYN, from the coding sequence ATGCCATACCAACCAAGATTGAGACACTCTTCTTCACTCTTTTCTTTTCCTCTTGCATTTCAATTCCCACAGCACAACACAAGCATCATCAAAACGGAGGAAAATAAGAGAGCAAGttgcagcagcagcaacagcaaCAGGAGAAAAATGCGGCTATCTTACGTTTGTGAGGGACAAGAGAAGGAATTAGGAAGACAACAAGCACCTGGTTTTTGTCCTTACTGTGGTGGCAAAGTTGAAGCCATGGATGTTGAGGTTCAATCCAAGCTCTGTTTCTTACCTATGTGTTTTCAGATCAAGAGGAAATACTTTTGTACTCTCTGTTCTCGACGCTTAGAAATTTTGTATAATTAA
- the LOC123906047 gene encoding uncharacterized protein LOC123906047, whose product MTLLELIKDASVNSKSLDLHSDYPVVLNPDLILPNLKSELKDESSSYPIKPLTGWQISQTDTEIIEINKKFLEELKRKVKGTNNLKKDEFIGSLISYLENIREKVGFSIETGDSSGSAYCKILIDKLGSFVGKDVAGLILDGCVSLEIWELVEALIVKGVIVNSCYSNLVAKLVEKKRSDLICLCCKHAFDLGSSEIFAILRYFLSPSKDAYNSTLSVKKEWESQATLAVEKASDSNLKVKNLLVAKEASILFMIAYDGFSAPELCLHYLIASPNINNAMLSPAFNKLNGKELLNLIRYLGKWLKKYERFPQAGPCPKASSALGLKACDWIPKLDDVVKCLGLVLDENFSSLVLHPQFHEELRSIEGLVSCLTAEAKTCYMMTVVTDKLKIEVTRGGDKLI is encoded by the exons ATGACTTTACTGGAACTCATTAAGGATGCTTCTGTGAATTCTAAATCACTTGATTTGCATTCGGACTATCCAGTCGTTCTCAATCCAGATCTTATTTTGCCTAATTTGAAGTCTGAACTTAAAGATGAATCTTCCTCATACCCTATTAAACCCCTTACTGGATGGCAAATTTCACAAACTGATACGGAAATCATTGAGATCAACAAAAAGTTTCTCGAAGAGCTTAAAAGAAAGGTCAAGGGTACCAATAATTTGAAGAAGGATGAGTTTATTGGTAGTTTGATTTCCTATCTTGAAAACATTAGGGAGAAAGTTGGGTTTTCGATTGAGACTGGTGATTCATCTGGTAGTGCTTATTGCAAGATCTTGATTGACAAACTTGGATCTTTCGTGGGTAAAGATGTTGCTGGCCTGATTTTGGATGGGTGTGTTTCTTTGGAGATATGGGAATTAGTTGAAGCTTTGATTGTTAAAGGTGTTATTGTGAATTCTTGTTATTCAAACCTGGTTGCTAAGTTAGTCGAGAAAAAGAGGTCTGACTTGATCTGTTTGTGTTGTAAGCATGCTTTTGATCTTGGTTCTTCAGAAATATTCGCCATTTTGAGATACTTTCTTTCTCCATCCAAAGATGCTTATAACTCTACGCTATCTGTAAAGAAGGAGTGGGAGAGCCAAGCAACGTTGGCCGTTGAGAAAGCAAGTGATAGCAACCTCAAGGTAAAGAATTTGCTTGTTGCAAAGGAGGCTTCCATTTTGTTTATGATAGCATATGATGGTTTCTCTGCGCCTGAACTTTGTTTGCATTATTTGATTGCATCACCAAACATCAACAATGCGATGTTATCCCCTGCATTCAATAAGTTGAATGGAAAAGAGTTGTTGAATTTGATTCGCTATTTAGGAAAGTGGTTGAAGAAATATGAGAGATTTCCGCAAGCTGGTCCATGTCCGAAAGCCTCATCGGCTTTAGGTTTGAAGGCTTGCGATTGGATTCCTAAACTTGATGATGTTGTAAAATGTCTTGGTTTGGTGCTTGATGAGAATTTTTCTTCATTGGTGTTACATCCACAGTTTCATGAAGAGCTGAGATCAATTGAAGGACTAGTTAGTTGTTTAACAGCTGAAGCCAAAACTTGTTACATGATGACTGTTGTAACCGACAAACTAAAGATCGAAGTAACAAGAGGCG GGGACAAATTGATCTGA